Genomic window (Chionomys nivalis chromosome 7, mChiNiv1.1, whole genome shotgun sequence):
GGGGGCCGACGTCACTCAGGACTCGAACCCGCCCTCTCATCTCCCGAGGCCTAGCGTGAGGCTGATGCACGGCAGGCCGACACACTGTGCCTTTAAGGCGGCACTTCTTAATTCTTCATTTGTTTACTTCTTCATGCGCTTCtcgggttttgttttttaaataaatatttgtccaCAATATCCTTCCGCTTATCTGTCTCCCAGGAACTCGTCACCTGCCTCAGAGACATTACTATAATTTTAAGAATCCAATATCAGTAATCATGACCAACATCTCTCTTTATAGGATTTAATCCTCTTTTACACTTTAGGGACTACTTTTTAGGGACAAACCATTTTTGCACTAGTTGAAAACCGTCTATAACTATCCGAACCTTTCCGCTGAGAGCAGAATACGACATTGATCTTTTAAGCGcatcttttaataaaaatattctgtctAAGCTCCCAAAGGTCATGGAATCTTCTTGTATTCCTGAAGCACAATGGTATGGTCCAGAATCCGCCCCATCTCCCTTGCGATTGGTCTTCCCCCCTCAGAGAGACGAATAACTCTTGCCCAATGACCGCTCACGTTTCTTCAGCGACTGCAAAGCGATGGAAGGAGGCGGCCTGGGAGACGCCCCCTACGCGCTCTACGATTGGCTACGTTGCACGGCGCGCGAGGACGGCGGGCCGGAAAGAAGAGGACTACGACTCCCGGCAGCCCCACAGCGGGACTCCGTTACGCATGCGCACAGGCGGGGCTAGCAAGCTTCTATATATAAGAGGCGCTGAGGGCTAGGAGACAGCAGTTGGAAGTTGGCAGGTGGAAAGTCAGGTTGGGAGGGGAAGCCGGAGGAGGAGGCGGAAGAAGAGCTGTctgaagggggaggagggagggaggaaaagaggaggaggcggaggagaaCTGAGCGGAGCATCGAGCCAGAGGGGAGATGAGTTTGTCTGTCCTCGGCTAAGGCTCCGGCCCGGCCTGGGGAACTGGGAGCTCGGGTTGGAGCGACACCCgtggaagtgggaggaggtggcTCTGGGACTTTAACCCCTTGTGGGCTCTGCGGCAGGGGATTTAACCCTTTGTGGATTCGGCCCCTCGGAGGCAGCGTCATCGGGTAGTTTTAACCCCTTCGGGGCTGGGTTTAACCCATTGGACTTAAGCCTCACCTTCTTGCCCACCAACTCCTCCATCGTGGGAGCGCTCGGCGGGGAGGCGTGAAGCCCACCCGTCTGAACATTACGTACTGTGCCTGCCGCTGCATCCTCTTGGACTTGCTAGTTGGCCACGCTTGTGAGCGCTTAACCCTTTATTGACTTAACTCCAAGTTGCGATTTGAGTTTGCTGACAAGACGGACGAAAGAAGTCACTGCAGAAATTACCGGCCAAAGAGGACTTTGTTGGACattctctgaaaagaaagaaaagccttttttttcttaagccaaaATTTCTCAAACTTCCTGAAGAGGACTCTACTAAAGCCATGGCCGAGCCACTCTTGTCAGAACATCAACACCAGCCTCCAACTAGCAACTGTACAGGTGCTGCTGTTGTCCATGGGGAGCAGAACTCTGAGCGCCCCCCAGGCGCGGAGGAACGGGTGCCTAAGGAGGACAGTAGGTGGCAATCGAGAGCGTCCCCGCAGTCGGGTGGCCGTCCGGGACCGGAGGGAGAAGGGGGCCTGAAGCTCCCGCCGCCCCCACTGCAGACCAATGACCATCCAGAATCAAGCTGCCTGGAAACGGGCGAGAAGGGCCAGAACGGGGAGGACCTATCTACTGGCGGTGCCTCCCCATCGGTGGAGGGGGAACCGATGTCCGAGTCCCTTGTCCTGCCAGGTCATGACTCGGAGGCCACCAAGTTGGGTGCTTCTGCCGCTGGAGGCGAGGAGGCATGGGGACAGCAGCAGAGACAGTTGGGCAAGAAAAAACATCGGAGGCGCCCCTCCAAGAAGAAGCGGCATTGGAAGCCATACTACAAGCTGActtgggaggagaagaaaaagttcGACGAGAAGCAGAGCCTGCGAGCTTCGCGGGTTCGAGCTGAGATGTTCGCCAAGGGCCAGCCGGTCGCGCCCTATAACACCACGCAGTTCCTCATGGATGACCACGATCAGGAGGAGCCTGACCTCAAAACCGGCCTCTACCCCAAGCGGGCAGCCGCCAAATCCGACGACACCAGCGATGAGGACTTTGTGGAAGAAGTTGGTGAGGAGGACGGGGGCAGCGATGGCATGGGAGGGGACGGCAGCGAGTTTCTGCAGCGGGACTTCTCGGAGACGTACGAACGGTACCACGCCGAGAGCCTGCAGAACATGAGCAAGCAGGAGCTCATCAAAGAGTacctggagctggagaagtgCCTCTCGCGCAAGGAGGACGAAAATAACCGACTGCGGCTGGAGAGCAAGCGGCTGGGTGGCGTCGATGCGCGAGTGcgggagctggagctggagttggacCGGCTGCGCGCCGAGAACCTCCAGTTACTGACCGAGAACGAATTACACCGGCAGCAGGAGCGAGCGCCGCTTTCCAAGTTCGGCGACTAGACTGAAAactttggggggggagggggcaaaggGGACTTTTTACAGTGCTGGAATGtaacattatatacatgtgtatataagaCAGCGGACCTTTTTATGACACATAATCAGAAGAGAAAATCCCCCTGGCTTTGGTTTGGTAAATTTAGCCATGATGTTACTTGTGTGCTTTCAACTGTTCTTTAATTATGTGAAACTGAAgggttgcttttcttgttttccttcttagACGTTGTTTCTTAATGTGCAAGTAATTTGACCaagttaaaatgcattttttttctgtttaaaaaaaatcccctcctTAAGCGGAGCTATGAGGTGGCCAAATCTGAGACCCATTAATTCATTCTAGTTATAATAAATTTAATGTTTGTAAATGTAACAGTTTCAGTGTGATTTCTAGAGATTCAAAATCGTGTTGATTGGTGTGACTGTACTTTTGAGGAAGGGTTAAAAAAACTGTTTGCAAAACTACCTGAAATTCGGTTTGCCCCCCACCCTATGGTTTTAGTATGCTTCAAAATGCAGTTCAGGTAAAATACATTCTGCTTTATCTTCAGTACTATACTGTGCTTGCTTCCTAATGCCTTTATGAGTTGCTTGATATTTGGGGGGATGGAAAGTGGCTACAAACATAAGCCCAGCATCTGCCCCTCGATGGCCATTCAGAAGTGTGGTTACCAAAGAATAAACCTAATTTGGCAATTTGTTAGAGAACTGGAGGCATCATTCCAGCTCTACAAGTCCCAGCTTTCAGTAGTCCTGGCTTTCTTCTAAGCCCTCACCCCCAACTCCAATAATGCTAAGGAGTCCTGGAGACCTAGGTAAACTCACTTTCTCAGTGCAAGCAAGAAATAAACTTGTGGGGCAACTCTTTATGTTAACATGTTAGAGACAAAATATTGGATTGAAATGGCTAAGTGATCCAAGGATTTAGCTTCATTGTCCTAtacttaaaagtatttttctctATTAAGAAAAGCTGGACTATCCATTAGAATCAAACTAAAATTTGAAATGCCCCTTGCTGCAAGTAAAGCTGGTTACAAAGAGGGCCTAAGGCCCTGAGTTGATGAGCAGAAACCCTGCATGTTCTCAGTACAACAGCTAGTCTCAGTCTCCTAGGCTGCTGGACAGCTGCCTAGGTTAGGGACTTCTCTTAAATGCAGGAAAGCTCTGAGAACTAGTTCATACAGCagattgaaaaataaattcaacCATTGTTCTTTCTTGTCATAATTAATGTAACCCTCCTTCACCTGACCTGTGTCAGTGTTTCCCTAGGGCAATTGTATTGTTCAAATTATTAGCATACTGGTTCCCTAACCTGGAGCCTTAAAAACCACAGGGGGCCTTGGGGGTCCATGCACCCCATTTAATTGTATGTAGTCTTGTGAGATATATATTTACAAACAGCCACTGGTTCAAGAAACTCAGGAGGTTGCCCAATTCTTTAAGAACCCCTAAACAGAGTGGGAGGGGTATCCTCTGTTCTGGCAGCTAAATGGCCACAGTGGAGCATAAGCAGCACAGACAAATCAGTAAATCAGGGGAAACTGTGCCAGTAGGATGCTGGTCCCATTCTGGCAGGCGGTCTACTGCAGAAATTgtaaaaatcaatttttctttGACCTAAAGATTGCATTAAATATCTATTTTGAAAGAGTttccgtgtttttttttttttttaattttttattctatgACATCATGCAGCAGCCCTAGAAAACCGGCTGTTTGGCAGAAAGCAGCAATAGTGCCCTCTGGCTTTACCATGCAAAGCCATACCTCATTTGAGTGCACCAGAGCAGGATGCAGCAGTGAGATCGTTTCCCTAAGATTCAGCTAGAAACAACCTATTTCTTCTACTCTTAGAAACACGGACTTTCCAGACCCCACTCTGGGAAGACCTTAAATGCATCTGTCACTAGGAAAAGTGTGCATTCTACTTTGAAGTGAAAACTACATCCGGgttttaaacatacacacaaatagttTTAAGTGTCTCTAAATTATTCCACTTCACCTTGGGTTATGCAAAATTTTGTCTCAATGTTTCAAAGGCACTAACATTTTGCTATTTATGTTCTTGGAATAATAAATGTTAACTAAAACTTTCTAGATTGAAACACAGACTACTGCTCTTCCAGCAGAGAAGCCGCTGAGTTACCTGTAGTAACAAGGTTGTGATGACAAACGAtcctccacccccccacacaccccagcCTACATTTTAACAGCTGCTCAAAAGACCTGGCTTGCAAGTGAGGGATTTCAGTTTGCTCCCTTTCTTGTACTAAGGCTATAAATGAGAGGAAATTGAGGCCCGGACTGACAGGTAGACAGAACTTCTCTTGGGACAGTCAAAAACATTGAGACCACTAAGGTAGAATCCTTTTGATTTCAAGTTTTAGAGGACAGACCCAAAGAATTCAAGATTAATTTAGATCTGAAAAACAGATTTTCTCTTAAATAATGGCCTGGGAATGTAGTTTAGTTGGCACAGTGGTTCCCTATCGTGTAGAGAGTCCTGGGTTTGGTAACCCAGGCATGTactcatgcccttaatcccaccAATCAGGAAGTAGATACAGGAGGACCGGAAGTTCAGAGTCATTTCCTGTCCAtaccaagttctaggccagcctgggctggccatgtgagaccctgtctcaaaataataaaaggggGAAGGGACAGGACATAGCTAAATTGGTAAACTGATTGCCATAAAGcttaagaacctgagtttggcctttaatcccagcacttgggaggcagaggcaggcggatctctgtgagttcgagaccagcctggtctacaagagctagttccaggacaggctccaaaaccacagagaaaccctgtctcgaaaaaccaaaaaaaaaaaaaaaaaagaacctgagtttgttccctgaacccacataaaaaaatcaggtgtggggGCCTGCACTTAtcaattctagcactggggaaggAGGCTGATCCTTGGGCTTGTGACAACTAGTCAGTTTAGTATAATGTAAGTCCCAGGTCCCAGTCAGAGACTTTCCCCTGAGgaaatggggaaggaaggagCCTGGTCATGaggacacatgcctataatcccagcattcaggaggcagaggcagatggatctctttgagttaaaGACCTGTcttgtctatatagtgaattttcCAAGACAGTTAAggctatctaaaaaaaaaaaagacagctcctgaggaaaaaTGGCTGACGGTATCCTCTGACCTCATGAACATAAAGAACATACCAAAGTAAACAAGGTGGACAATGACTGTGAAATAAActgtcttctagcctccacatgtgtatgtgcGCCGGCCACAGCCTCCACATGCGTATGTGCGCCGGCCACAGCCTCCACATGCGTTTGTGCACCTGCCACAGTCTCCACATGCATTTGTGCGCCTGCCACAGCCTCCACATGCGTATGTGCGCCGGCCACAGCCTCCACAAGTGTATGTGCGCCGGCCACAGATATACAGCCACACAATCATATATACAAGACTGTCattaagaaatttaagaaatgataggtagccaggtagtggtggtgcatgcctttaatgccagcactcaggaggcagaggcagaggcgaggcaggtgaattaaaaaaaaaaagagagagagagagagagagagagagaggataggtAATAGGTAAAATGGTTTGGAGGTtaaaagtacttgttgctcttgcagaagtcccATTCtcaacacatggtggctcacagctatccataattccagttccagggaactgaTCCTTTCTTTTGACATCATGGacccaggcatgcacacacgtggtacacatacatacatgcaggcaaaacactccaatctttttaaaaactgctctACTTTCACTGGGTGTGGTGATgaacacctgtagtcccagcatttggggtgTGGAAGCAGGCAAACAGAAAttaaaggtcatccttggttacatagcATCAGCCTGGATTATAggagccctgtctccaaaacacacTAAAACAAAAACGTGAGATAGGCGGTGATTGTTATTGGCTCTACCAAGTACAGTTGCATATTTGATCAGTGTTTTACTTTTCACTTCACCCAGAATAAAAATCCCTTGCTTGGGGAAAATATGAATAAACATACTTTAACGCCAGGTGCAATTTGCATACCTAGAGTCCCAACATTTGGGAAACagaagagtttgaagccagccggAGCTGCTGCATGGTAGAAGTTTAGTTCCCCAACCCATGGCTCTGTGATGTAGATCAATGACAGGGCAGTTAGAGTACTTGACTagcacacacaaaacataaaacagtcGATACTTTCCCTAATGACGTCAAAGTCAGAGAAATTGCTGGGGgtgaagctcagtggtagagtatttgcccaGCTTCAACAAGGATTCTGGATTTAATCTCCAGGTCTGGggacacaggagacagagaaacaaaagactccaaagaa
Coding sequences:
- the Hexim1 gene encoding protein HEXIM1; its protein translation is MAEPLLSEHQHQPPTSNCTGAAVVHGEQNSERPPGAEERVPKEDSRWQSRASPQSGGRPGPEGEGGLKLPPPPLQTNDHPESSCLETGEKGQNGEDLSTGGASPSVEGEPMSESLVLPGHDSEATKLGASAAGGEEAWGQQQRQLGKKKHRRRPSKKKRHWKPYYKLTWEEKKKFDEKQSLRASRVRAEMFAKGQPVAPYNTTQFLMDDHDQEEPDLKTGLYPKRAAAKSDDTSDEDFVEEVGEEDGGSDGMGGDGSEFLQRDFSETYERYHAESLQNMSKQELIKEYLELEKCLSRKEDENNRLRLESKRLGGVDARVRELELELDRLRAENLQLLTENELHRQQERAPLSKFGD